The Armatimonadota bacterium genome includes a window with the following:
- a CDS encoding SdrD B-like domain-containing protein has protein sequence MSKAWRGAAGLALVTLALAAALPAAPAPAVRLFLDGSPLGLRPAPLLVDGLVYLPLRPLAALFGAEVVARPGIVEVRKADANAYTLRPGRSEVWQADLVIAVLPGPVRVMNGSTRIPHPAAEVLFDVLVDWDPASGRLSITTADSAQTTTVAASRPRATPRPGGTTDFVSEFRQDLTPPVFASGHVVLGLSFDGRRIGPSVDLTFGTLGLLADRTSGRFYLGAFDRLTYAGSAMLEWSDLRLHLGEVVLDDSPLTLYEQGLVGAIAQTRVGSLSMVLWGGALPGAWTPVYGAQLRLPRMGDWSVGATLLYDPASTAFVVKSLLRWDPFAHLALFAEVATGGSPEGSGFAWRAGAAASFANLGAELSYLWLGPGFPTMGNATQFADRHGGLLRLFYVPDDRWYVAASAAFLRANAPGTADRSAYGLLATYRASQELLLAGTFSHRDDASVRVTQGSLHALYARSPWAVSLSAGYVLQAGVLGSPSSWRVEVRPVLQLPAGAYLSGELARHFGSPDGWIFGVGGSFRIGPDLHLRAQARYAALDSGYEGLVEIGVARQVGGGASVSVGGGLRLRSGATTPYATVHYAFPLSFRGSVPVGRLEVVVFRDINGDGRRDEDEPGVPDVVIRIDGRRAALSGSGGQATMDPVREGSYTVSVDEDTVPVDLMVEEGALRAQVHAGGTTVVQVALVPAATVRGTVYVDTNNNGRRDPSEPAVEGVILVLWPGEERRTTDERGAFEFFPLRPGDHRVRLLADSLPPHLAVPADGAEFTVRVAPGQTLELAVRLIPRTRPVVPSFP, from the coding sequence TTGTCGAAGGCGTGGCGGGGTGCGGCCGGGCTCGCCCTGGTCACCCTGGCCCTGGCCGCGGCGCTGCCCGCAGCCCCCGCGCCGGCTGTGCGCCTGTTCCTCGACGGTTCACCGCTGGGGCTGAGGCCCGCACCCTTGCTTGTCGACGGTCTCGTCTATCTGCCGCTGCGTCCGCTCGCCGCGCTCTTTGGGGCGGAAGTCGTCGCCCGACCCGGCATCGTCGAGGTGCGCAAGGCCGACGCCAACGCCTACACCCTCCGACCGGGACGTTCGGAGGTCTGGCAGGCCGATCTGGTCATAGCCGTCCTCCCCGGACCGGTACGCGTCATGAATGGTTCCACCCGGATCCCGCATCCGGCTGCGGAGGTGCTCTTCGACGTCCTCGTCGACTGGGACCCGGCCTCAGGGCGGCTTTCGATCACGACCGCTGATTCTGCGCAGACCACCACGGTCGCAGCGTCGCGACCTCGGGCCACACCCCGTCCGGGCGGGACCACGGACTTCGTCTCCGAGTTTCGGCAGGACCTCACACCCCCGGTTTTTGCATCCGGCCACGTCGTTCTCGGCCTGTCCTTCGACGGCCGTCGGATCGGGCCGAGCGTCGATCTGACCTTCGGGACTCTCGGTCTGCTGGCCGACCGAACGTCGGGGCGATTTTACTTGGGCGCATTCGACCGACTCACCTACGCTGGCTCGGCCATGCTGGAGTGGTCGGATCTGAGGTTGCACTTAGGGGAAGTGGTCTTGGACGACTCTCCCCTCACCCTCTACGAGCAGGGACTGGTCGGGGCCATCGCGCAGACGCGGGTGGGAAGCCTGAGCATGGTCCTTTGGGGCGGCGCGCTGCCCGGTGCTTGGACGCCCGTGTACGGCGCGCAGCTGCGACTGCCACGCATGGGGGATTGGTCAGTCGGCGCGACGCTGCTGTACGACCCCGCATCCACTGCCTTCGTCGTCAAGAGCCTCTTGCGCTGGGATCCGTTCGCGCACCTCGCACTGTTCGCCGAGGTCGCCACGGGCGGTTCACCCGAGGGTAGCGGGTTCGCGTGGCGGGCCGGTGCCGCGGCGTCGTTTGCGAACCTCGGAGCGGAACTCAGTTACCTCTGGCTGGGGCCTGGCTTCCCCACGATGGGCAATGCGACCCAGTTCGCCGACCGCCACGGCGGTCTCCTCAGACTCTTCTACGTGCCCGACGACCGCTGGTACGTCGCCGCCAGCGCCGCGTTCCTGCGTGCCAACGCGCCCGGCACAGCCGATCGATCCGCCTATGGCCTCCTGGCGACGTATCGCGCATCGCAGGAGCTTTTGCTTGCGGGGACGTTCTCTCACAGGGACGACGCTTCGGTTCGGGTGACCCAGGGAAGCCTGCACGCCCTGTACGCGCGCAGCCCCTGGGCGGTCTCGCTGTCGGCCGGCTACGTGTTGCAGGCCGGGGTACTCGGAAGCCCGTCGTCTTGGCGGGTGGAGGTGCGTCCCGTTCTACAGCTGCCCGCGGGAGCCTACCTCTCCGGCGAGCTGGCCCGCCACTTCGGCTCTCCAGACGGGTGGATCTTCGGTGTCGGCGGCTCGTTTCGGATCGGCCCGGACCTCCACCTCCGTGCCCAGGCTCGATACGCGGCGCTGGACTCCGGCTACGAAGGGCTGGTGGAAATCGGGGTCGCCAGGCAGGTCGGCGGAGGCGCGAGCGTGTCTGTCGGCGGCGGTCTCCGCCTGCGGTCGGGTGCCACGACGCCGTATGCGACCGTACACTACGCTTTCCCCCTCTCGTTCCGCGGAAGCGTCCCGGTCGGGCGCCTCGAAGTGGTCGTCTTCCGGGACATCAACGGCGACGGTCGGCGTGACGAGGACGAGCCGGGAGTCCCCGACGTGGTCATCCGCATCGACGGGCGCCGCGCCGCCCTCTCCGGGTCCGGCGGGCAGGCCACCATGGATCCGGTCCGCGAGGGATCCTACACGGTATCGGTGGACGAGGATACGGTACCGGTTGACCTCATGGTCGAGGAGGGAGCGCTGCGGGCACAGGTCCACGCAGGAGGGACCACCGTGGTCCAGGTCGCGCTCGTGCCGGCGGCGACGGTGCGGGGTACCGTCTACGTGGACACCAACAACAACGGGCGGCGGGATCCCAGCGAGCCGGCGGTCGAGGGCGTCATCCTCGTCCTGTGGCCGGGCGAAGAGCGCAGGACCACCGACGAACGCGGGGCATTCGAGTTCTTCCCCCTACGCCCGGGAGACCACCGAGTGCGGCTGCTTGCGGACTCCCTTCCACCCCACCTGGCCGTCCCGGCGGATGGAGCCGAGTTCACCGTCCGTGTGGCCCCCGGGCAGACCCTCGAGCTGGCGGTGCGGCTCATCCCGAGGACCAGGCCCGTCGTGCCGAGCTTCCCGTAA
- the efp gene encoding elongation factor P produces MISSNDFRPGVHIELDGELYTVVESQHVKIGRGSAYVRAKIRNMRTGAIVERKFNAGERVPRAYLETKEMQYLYHDGEAYHFMDNETYEQITLPAEVVGDGRRFLKDGMTVEVVFHEGRPLEVELPNSVELTVVETSPGVRGDTVSGGSKPAKLETGAVVHVPLFVGQGEKIRVDTRTGQYLERVR; encoded by the coding sequence ATGATCTCCAGCAACGACTTTCGGCCCGGTGTGCACATCGAACTGGACGGTGAGCTGTACACCGTCGTGGAATCGCAGCACGTCAAGATCGGCCGCGGGTCGGCGTACGTACGGGCGAAGATCCGGAACATGCGCACGGGTGCGATCGTGGAGCGGAAGTTCAACGCCGGTGAGCGCGTGCCCCGCGCCTATCTCGAGACGAAGGAGATGCAGTACCTATACCACGACGGCGAGGCCTACCACTTCATGGACAACGAGACCTACGAGCAGATCACGCTGCCCGCCGAGGTCGTCGGCGACGGCAGGCGCTTCCTCAAGGACGGGATGACGGTCGAGGTGGTCTTCCACGAGGGCAGACCACTGGAAGTGGAGCTGCCCAACAGCGTCGAGCTCACCGTGGTCGAGACCTCTCCGGGCGTGCGCGGCGACACGGTGTCGGGCGGCAGCAAGCCCGCAAAACTGGAGACCGGGGCGGTGGTCCATGTTCCCCTGTTCGTGGGCCAGGGCGAGAAGATCCGCGTGGACACCCGCACGGGTCAGTACCTGGAACGCGTCCGGTAG
- a CDS encoding GGDEF domain-containing protein yields MRHTDRERILETWLQAVQTGGSKPRSAQALQRWGRELLDGVERALRGERDAVRAFVRSDLQRTTSGAPAADRLELLLAFRGAVLSVLSDLTAEETAALSGEFDRAAMDIVSWHDAARRIPEREGTVPEPARAPDDTTLKDWATDLFNESYFRIVLPIEVRRSVRYGRPLCLALLKVDNYEELASQHGPQGAEAAVEQVAQVLKESTRSVDAKCRLAADRIAVLLPETDGASGMLVVERLREDLAARAEMHQGGLAPQISAGVAACPEHADEPGPLLQKAEQALALAEQMGGDVAIVSS; encoded by the coding sequence ATGAGGCACACCGACCGGGAGCGGATCCTCGAGACCTGGTTGCAGGCTGTCCAGACCGGGGGCTCCAAGCCGCGGTCGGCGCAGGCGCTGCAGAGGTGGGGTCGCGAGCTGCTCGACGGCGTCGAGCGGGCGCTGCGCGGGGAGCGGGATGCGGTGCGCGCGTTCGTGAGGTCGGACCTGCAGCGCACCACGTCGGGGGCGCCGGCCGCGGACCGCCTCGAACTCCTCCTGGCGTTCCGCGGTGCGGTGCTGAGCGTGCTGTCGGACCTGACCGCGGAGGAGACCGCGGCGCTTTCGGGGGAGTTCGACCGGGCGGCCATGGACATCGTGTCGTGGCACGACGCGGCGAGGCGGATCCCCGAGAGGGAGGGGACGGTGCCGGAGCCCGCACGGGCTCCGGACGACACCACGCTCAAGGACTGGGCAACGGATCTGTTCAACGAGTCGTACTTCCGGATCGTCCTGCCCATCGAGGTCCGGCGATCGGTGCGCTACGGCCGTCCGCTGTGCCTGGCTCTGCTGAAGGTAGACAACTACGAGGAACTGGCATCCCAGCACGGCCCGCAGGGCGCGGAGGCCGCCGTCGAGCAGGTGGCGCAGGTCCTCAAGGAGTCCACCCGCTCGGTCGACGCGAAGTGCCGCCTGGCCGCGGATCGCATCGCGGTGCTGTTGCCGGAGACGGACGGCGCATCGGGGATGCTCGTCGTCGAGCGCCTTCGCGAGGACCTGGCGGCGCGCGCCGAAATGCACCAGGGCGGGCTCGCGCCGCAGATCAGCGCGGGGGTGGCGGCCTGTCCCGAGCACGCGGACGAGCCGGGACCCCTGCTGCAGAAGGCGGAGCAGGCGCTGGCACTGGCCGAGCAGATGGGCGGCGACGTGGCCATCGTCTCGTCTTAG
- a CDS encoding prepilin peptidase, with product MTGLAFVFGAIFGSFTNVLIHRLPRGESVILPGSRCRSCGRRLEWWENVPILSFLALRGRCRTCDARISPRYLVVEILVAGLFAYCAWRHALTWEGAACAVFGVLLVAVFFIDLEHKIIPDRITLPGMALGLVLSGLRDGPWGMAAGAAAGLGAGGVLLLIAMASRGGMGGGDVKLAAMMGTFLGWPLIGVGLFAGVLIGGLVALVLLATGIKKRKDHIPFGPALAVGGFVAMEWGRQLLRWYLGAFGL from the coding sequence ATGACCGGGTTGGCATTCGTCTTCGGCGCCATCTTCGGCTCCTTTACAAACGTCCTGATCCACCGCCTCCCCCGAGGGGAGTCGGTGATCCTGCCGGGATCGAGGTGCCGGTCGTGCGGCCGCCGGCTGGAGTGGTGGGAGAACGTTCCGATCTTGAGTTTCCTCGCCCTGCGCGGGCGGTGCCGGACGTGCGACGCGCGGATCTCGCCTCGCTACCTGGTAGTCGAGATCCTCGTCGCCGGGTTGTTCGCCTACTGCGCCTGGCGGCATGCGCTGACCTGGGAGGGGGCGGCGTGTGCGGTCTTCGGGGTGCTGCTGGTCGCGGTGTTTTTCATCGACCTCGAGCACAAGATCATCCCGGACCGCATCACGCTGCCGGGTATGGCGCTGGGCCTGGTGCTCTCCGGGTTGCGCGACGGACCCTGGGGGATGGCGGCCGGTGCGGCGGCGGGCCTGGGTGCCGGTGGCGTGTTGTTGCTGATCGCGATGGCAAGCCGCGGAGGCATGGGCGGGGGAGACGTCAAGCTCGCGGCGATGATGGGCACGTTCCTGGGCTGGCCGCTGATCGGGGTGGGCCTGTTCGCGGGTGTGCTGATCGGTGGGTTGGTCGCGCTCGTGCTGCTGGCCACCGGCATCAAGAAGCGCAAGGACCACATCCCCTTCGGACCGGCGCTTGCGGTCGGGGGGTTTGTGGCGATGGAATGGGGACGACAACTCCTCCGATGGTATCTGGGCGCCTTCGGATTGTGA
- a CDS encoding secretin N-terminal domain-containing protein — MNRRRARASRTPGRLAVAAAAGLLAAVLVIPAQPAAAALVTVTDVTVKEFVGKVQIAILATGAVRYRLADWSGKPDTMVVVDILGARLGFSAGELAYRKGDVARVRVGQFNETTVRVVVELSVSRSYTVQTADGNRAVVVAVLSPATGASHPAASAQAGAPMGQTQPVAQAQPAAQATPVPTRRFTLEFRDAKMSDVLAALARLSNLNIVVAPEAADRRVTIRLVGVTLEEALDLLTRPLGLAWARVGRSIVVGPADRIAEQQVEIRYYRLRHARAADVRDRVEALVFGRIRPAQQQQIGPAGQVQVVTTAQVVERTPIVVDERTNTLIVVATREQHQLIAGIIAQLDVQIPVVALSTRVYPLKWLAADINRGESGQPARDPLAEIRTLLTEQLRPSTPQISIDYPNNALIVTATEGDHQRIQQLLAIVDVPIQQLLVEATVVDINLDQLKDLGFDWNVVGQVFTAPYIGATIDFFAALRLLVSDGRGRVLANPRIVTRDGQAAQTFVGDQIPVVTGFDEQGRPIIQTIDAGVKLNITPKINPDGFVTTRILAEVGSLVVVGNAVGKTTRQATSTLTVKDGTPIVIGGLIRNEERHRVVKVPILGDIPIIGWLFRREITERSNREVVFIITPRVLPKLTEPRT; from the coding sequence ATGAACAGGCGCCGCGCACGTGCAAGCCGTACTCCGGGTCGCCTGGCGGTTGCGGCCGCGGCGGGCCTGCTCGCGGCGGTGCTCGTGATCCCGGCACAGCCCGCGGCTGCAGCGCTCGTGACCGTCACGGACGTCACGGTGAAGGAGTTCGTCGGCAAGGTGCAGATCGCGATCCTGGCCACGGGCGCGGTCCGCTACCGGCTGGCCGACTGGTCCGGGAAACCCGACACGATGGTCGTCGTCGACATCCTCGGGGCCCGACTGGGCTTTTCGGCCGGAGAACTCGCTTACCGGAAGGGCGATGTGGCCCGCGTCCGCGTCGGGCAGTTCAACGAGACCACGGTCCGCGTGGTCGTGGAACTCAGCGTCAGCCGGTCGTACACGGTGCAAACCGCGGACGGAAACCGGGCGGTGGTCGTCGCGGTCTTGAGTCCGGCGACAGGCGCCTCCCACCCGGCCGCGTCCGCCCAAGCCGGCGCGCCCATGGGGCAGACCCAGCCCGTCGCCCAAGCGCAGCCCGCCGCTCAGGCAACCCCCGTACCCACGCGGCGGTTCACACTGGAATTCCGGGACGCGAAGATGTCCGACGTCCTGGCTGCGTTGGCGCGCCTGTCGAACCTCAACATCGTGGTGGCGCCGGAAGCTGCGGATCGGCGCGTCACGATCAGGCTCGTCGGCGTGACGCTGGAGGAAGCGCTGGACCTCTTGACACGACCACTTGGACTGGCGTGGGCCCGGGTGGGCCGGAGCATCGTGGTTGGGCCGGCGGATCGGATCGCGGAGCAGCAGGTCGAGATCCGATACTATCGGTTGCGCCACGCGCGCGCCGCCGACGTGAGGGATCGCGTCGAAGCCCTCGTCTTCGGCCGAATCCGACCGGCTCAGCAGCAGCAGATCGGCCCAGCCGGCCAGGTCCAGGTCGTGACCACCGCGCAGGTAGTGGAGAGGACGCCGATCGTGGTCGACGAGCGCACGAACACGCTAATCGTGGTCGCGACGCGCGAACAGCACCAGCTGATCGCCGGCATCATCGCTCAGCTCGACGTGCAGATCCCGGTCGTCGCGCTCTCCACACGCGTGTATCCGTTGAAGTGGCTCGCCGCCGACATCAACCGCGGTGAGTCAGGCCAGCCGGCACGCGATCCGCTGGCGGAGATCCGCACCCTGCTCACCGAGCAGCTCCGGCCGTCGACCCCGCAGATCAGCATCGACTACCCGAACAACGCGCTGATCGTCACGGCGACCGAGGGTGACCACCAGCGCATCCAGCAGCTGCTGGCGATCGTGGACGTACCGATCCAGCAACTGCTCGTCGAGGCGACGGTCGTTGACATTAACCTCGACCAGCTAAAGGATCTCGGCTTCGACTGGAACGTGGTTGGCCAGGTCTTCACGGCTCCTTACATCGGGGCCACGATCGATTTCTTTGCCGCGCTGCGGCTGCTGGTGAGCGATGGGAGAGGACGAGTGCTGGCGAATCCGCGCATCGTCACGCGCGACGGCCAGGCGGCTCAGACGTTCGTCGGCGATCAGATCCCCGTGGTGACGGGATTCGACGAGCAAGGGCGACCGATCATCCAGACGATCGACGCGGGCGTGAAGCTGAACATCACGCCGAAGATCAACCCGGACGGGTTTGTCACGACGCGGATCTTGGCCGAAGTCGGTTCGCTGGTCGTGGTCGGAAACGCGGTCGGGAAGACCACACGCCAGGCGACCAGTACTCTGACCGTCAAGGACGGCACGCCGATCGTGATCGGCGGACTGATCCGCAACGAGGAGAGGCACCGGGTGGTCAAGGTGCCGATCCTGGGAGACATCCCGATCATCGGCTGGCTGTTCCGCCGGGAGATCACCGAGCGCAGCAACCGGGAAGTCGTGTTCATCATCACGCCGCGGGTGCTGCCCAAGCTGACGGAACCCAGGACCTGA
- the pilO gene encoding type 4a pilus biogenesis protein PilO, translated as MTLRPREWFLVFAVIVIAMVAGFYFFFYQPQQAEARRLEAELERVASERQRLEALVAEGPEVEREFNETRARVAELETKLPSAREIPTLLVQLEQTVRESQATITLIRPGPLQTGTAPAGQRQQPEQIQYQTFSVELGAEGNYAALVDFLERLQDFPRLLVLSDVRVTPTAAQGVPAGQLLALTVRATTYVLPEAVSR; from the coding sequence ATGACCCTGCGGCCGCGCGAGTGGTTCTTGGTGTTCGCGGTCATCGTGATCGCGATGGTCGCGGGCTTTTACTTTTTCTTCTACCAGCCGCAGCAGGCCGAAGCGCGTCGGCTGGAAGCCGAACTCGAGCGGGTCGCCTCCGAGCGCCAGCGCCTGGAAGCCCTCGTGGCGGAGGGGCCCGAGGTGGAGCGGGAGTTCAACGAGACCCGGGCCCGGGTCGCAGAACTCGAGACCAAACTGCCGTCCGCCCGCGAGATCCCCACTCTTTTGGTCCAGTTGGAGCAAACGGTCCGGGAGTCGCAGGCGACGATCACCCTGATCCGCCCGGGTCCTCTGCAGACCGGTACGGCACCGGCGGGGCAGCGACAGCAGCCCGAACAGATCCAGTATCAGACGTTCAGCGTCGAACTGGGAGCCGAGGGGAATTACGCGGCGCTCGTTGACTTCCTGGAGCGCCTGCAGGACTTCCCCCGGTTGCTCGTGCTGTCGGACGTAAGGGTCACGCCGACGGCAGCCCAGGGGGTCCCGGCGGGGCAACTGCTGGCGTTGACGGTGCGTGCGACGACCTATGTGCTTCCTGAGGCGGTGAGCCGATGA
- a CDS encoding PilN domain-containing protein, producing the protein MTIRINLLAPERKRRPGLGPVGWGLLVVLVVAVGLVVYGIVLQGRMADLRRQIADHNAEIERIRPQAAEVERMKRAVESLRRRETLIQQFFASQIPAAEAVSDLSQVIPQDTWLTAFSVQGGRAVQVDGTTTANNESVAVFMVNLEQSPYFRNVDLSVSERQAIGQRNVSRFTLTAELEGSPRARASAEDTGGTR; encoded by the coding sequence ATGACGATCCGGATCAACCTGCTCGCACCCGAGCGCAAGCGGCGTCCCGGACTGGGACCGGTCGGATGGGGTCTGCTGGTGGTGCTCGTGGTCGCGGTCGGGCTCGTGGTCTACGGGATCGTCCTGCAAGGACGCATGGCCGATCTGCGCCGTCAGATCGCCGACCACAACGCGGAGATCGAGCGCATCCGGCCCCAGGCTGCTGAGGTCGAGCGGATGAAGCGCGCCGTGGAGTCGCTGCGCCGGCGCGAGACCTTGATCCAGCAGTTCTTCGCCTCTCAGATCCCCGCCGCAGAGGCGGTCAGTGACCTCAGCCAGGTGATCCCGCAGGACACGTGGCTGACGGCGTTTTCGGTGCAGGGCGGACGCGCGGTCCAGGTGGACGGGACGACGACGGCCAACAACGAGTCCGTCGCTGTCTTCATGGTGAACCTGGAGCAGTCGCCGTACTTCCGAAACGTGGACCTCTCAGTGAGCGAGCGACAGGCGATCGGACAGCGCAATGTCAGCAGGTTCACGCTGACCGCCGAGCTGGAGGGGTCCCCCAGGGCCCGGGCTTCGGCCGAGGACACGGGGGGCACGCGATGA
- the pilM gene encoding type IV pilus assembly protein PilM — translation MAGTVVGLDIGSSTIKVAEVARASRDFRIARAAVVPTPYGAVLEGAVANTEALKDAISAAFQQAGIRNRRVNTALGGKAVVVREIQLPGMPDEELAQAVRFEAERYLPVSGENLAVDYHVFERAKQGQRERTEVLFVAARRDVVDGFVNVMRQAGVTPEVMEVTSFALMRAFQKETSDGALLIADLGAESTDVIVVHDGRLRLSRSVPVGGNMLTRAVAAALDLEPTAAQVVKEEKAVAPLGRGVPEDPTAARVVEAVAPVIGDMVTEIRRSVEFFQSRGSDRVRKAILVGGTARMPNLPALFADELGLPVEVGDVLVAMPADHAPAGSGPVIAAAVGLALRGAEP, via the coding sequence ATGGCCGGTACAGTGGTAGGACTCGACATCGGAAGCAGCACGATCAAAGTCGCCGAGGTCGCCAGGGCCAGCCGGGACTTCCGCATCGCCCGCGCCGCAGTCGTGCCCACGCCGTACGGGGCCGTCCTGGAAGGGGCGGTCGCCAACACCGAGGCCCTCAAAGACGCCATCTCCGCGGCCTTCCAGCAGGCGGGGATCCGCAACCGGAGGGTGAACACCGCGCTGGGCGGCAAGGCAGTCGTCGTCCGCGAGATCCAGTTGCCGGGGATGCCGGACGAAGAGCTCGCGCAGGCCGTCCGGTTCGAAGCGGAGCGCTACCTGCCGGTGTCCGGCGAGAACCTCGCCGTCGACTACCACGTCTTCGAGCGGGCGAAGCAGGGGCAGCGGGAGCGCACGGAGGTGCTGTTCGTCGCAGCTCGGCGGGACGTCGTCGACGGGTTTGTGAACGTGATGAGGCAGGCGGGCGTCACCCCCGAGGTGATGGAGGTCACCTCCTTTGCGCTGATGCGCGCCTTTCAGAAGGAAACCAGCGACGGCGCGCTCCTGATCGCCGACCTGGGGGCGGAGTCCACCGACGTCATCGTCGTGCACGACGGAAGGCTGCGCCTGTCGCGCAGCGTGCCCGTGGGTGGCAACATGCTGACGCGCGCCGTGGCCGCAGCCCTGGACCTGGAACCCACGGCGGCACAGGTCGTTAAGGAAGAAAAAGCCGTCGCCCCGCTGGGCCGTGGGGTACCCGAGGACCCGACCGCCGCCAGGGTGGTCGAGGCGGTTGCCCCCGTGATCGGGGACATGGTGACGGAGATCCGGCGTTCCGTGGAGTTCTTTCAGTCCCGCGGAAGCGACAGGGTTCGCAAGGCGATCCTCGTCGGGGGAACCGCCAGGATGCCCAACCTGCCGGCGCTCTTTGCGGATGAACTGGGGCTGCCCGTGGAAGTCGGAGACGTGCTGGTAGCGATGCCCGCAGATCACGCGCCAGCAGGCAGCGGGCCGGTGATCGCGGCCGCGGTCGGCCTCGCGCTGAGGGGAGCCGAGCCATGA
- a CDS encoding prepilin-type N-terminal cleavage/methylation domain-containing protein: MKAPATDTGRAGPAREAGLTLVELLIALAMIAVVLSGMFVTLRAMLETWATGQHRVGVQQNARHSLEWITRRIRLGGQPEVCGAAPVLPIFRNPPGGNINESLIRFAASVGPCGTPVKEYEYLVDGGRLIERTYSLGATTPEAVRPLTVVEEVGIITVTGINFCYYDVKDQPLNGGTEPCTGSVSSTNLGRIFRVKIRLELVSGRAGEVLVLRTQATPRLVLSP, from the coding sequence ATGAAAGCGCCTGCAACCGATACGGGACGAGCCGGGCCCGCCCGAGAGGCGGGGCTGACACTGGTGGAGTTGCTCATCGCGCTGGCGATGATCGCGGTCGTGCTGTCGGGGATGTTCGTGACCCTGCGGGCGATGCTGGAGACGTGGGCCACGGGACAGCATCGCGTCGGCGTCCAGCAGAACGCGCGCCACTCCCTGGAGTGGATCACCCGCAGGATCCGGCTCGGAGGACAACCGGAAGTGTGCGGAGCCGCTCCGGTGCTTCCGATCTTCCGAAACCCACCGGGTGGCAACATCAATGAGAGTCTGATTCGGTTTGCCGCTTCCGTTGGTCCTTGCGGTACGCCGGTCAAGGAGTACGAGTACCTGGTAGACGGTGGCCGGCTGATCGAGAGGACCTACAGCCTCGGGGCAACGACGCCGGAGGCCGTTCGTCCGCTGACCGTCGTCGAAGAGGTGGGGATCATCACGGTCACGGGGATCAACTTCTGCTACTACGACGTAAAGGACCAACCGCTCAACGGGGGAACGGAACCCTGCACGGGCAGCGTATCCTCGACGAACCTCGGTCGGATCTTCCGCGTGAAGATCCGACTCGAGTTGGTGAGCGGCAGGGCGGGCGAGGTACTGGTCCTGCGAACACAGGCGACTCCAAGGTTGGTGCTGAGCCCATGA
- a CDS encoding GspH/FimT family pseudopilin: protein MGKFSNPCRSAARVRGGRGIKPLRSSRPDWEQGFTLIELLFVMAILAILLTVAFTAYQRVIMERRVQNVTRELAADIRVAQQAAVAKSAEAKCVGVAFGAMRAGVYVVPEGAGFACQSPTAAQLAGYGILLSSHDYPVGVTVQTTPGDAIVFVPSGSPYPTCTGADCTGFRVTVSGGTHTRRVCVGSAGLVTVPPPGAPCPGGGG, encoded by the coding sequence GTGGGTAAGTTTTCGAATCCGTGTAGAAGCGCGGCGCGGGTAAGGGGAGGTCGGGGCATCAAACCGCTGCGGTCCAGCCGACCCGATTGGGAGCAGGGGTTCACGTTGATCGAACTCCTGTTCGTCATGGCGATCCTCGCCATCTTATTGACAGTCGCCTTCACCGCCTACCAGCGGGTGATCATGGAGCGCCGGGTTCAGAACGTCACGCGGGAGCTGGCTGCGGACATCCGGGTCGCCCAGCAGGCGGCTGTCGCGAAGTCTGCGGAGGCAAAGTGCGTGGGGGTGGCCTTCGGGGCGATGCGCGCCGGCGTGTACGTCGTGCCGGAAGGAGCGGGGTTCGCCTGTCAGAGTCCGACCGCGGCCCAGCTGGCTGGCTACGGAATCCTGCTAAGCTCCCACGACTACCCAGTGGGAGTGACGGTACAGACCACCCCGGGGGACGCCATCGTCTTCGTGCCGTCGGGCTCGCCATATCCCACCTGTACCGGGGCGGACTGCACGGGCTTCCGCGTCACCGTCTCGGGCGGCACCCACACGCGGAGGGTATGCGTGGGCTCGGCGGGTCTGGTTACCGTTCCGCCGCCAGGTGCACCGTGCCCCGGAGGGGGCGGGTGA